From the Candidatus Liberimonas magnetica genome, the window ACATAGTTGAAGTAAAACGTATAGAAAAACTTATTAAGAACAGGAAATTCCTGAAAAAGATCTATACAAACCAGGAAATCGGTTATTGCAAGGACAAAGTCAATAAAGGGCAGCATTTTGCCGTAAGGTTCGCCGCAAAAGAAGCTGTCTGGAAGGCGTTAATGGAAAAGAGTATCACACATAAAGATATAGGCATAAAGAACCTGGCCGACGGAAGGCCTGAGGTTTTTATTAAAGGCAAAAAAAGAAGAAATATAGATATTTCGCTTTCTCATACAAAAGACCATGCGATAGCCTGTGCAATTGTTGATAAATAAATCCAATGTCTGAAAAAAAAATAACTTCAAGTTTTGTAAGGTCTTTGATATTAAAAAGAAAAAGGGATTCGCATAAAGGCGATTACGGCCATGTCCTTGTAATAGCAGGGTCTCTTGGCCTGGCCGGTGCAAGTGTGCTTTCTTCTTTTGGGGCGTTACGCTCAGGTGCCGGGCTTGTGACAGTTGCTCTGCCGGAAAGCCAGCAGCCTATAGTGGCAAAAAAACTGCGGCCTGAAATAATGACGCTTTCTTTAAGCGAGACGAAATATAAGACAATAAGTTTGAAGGCATTTGATAAGATACTTGGGTTTATTGATAGAAGAAAAATCACTTCGGTTGTCCTTGGCCCCGGGCTTGGAGTAAACGATGAGACGGCGGCTTTAGTAAAGAAGCTTTTGTCTAATATTAAACTGCCCGTGATTCTTGATGCAGACGGGATCAACTGCATCAAAAACGGTAAGCAAGCACTTAAGATACCTGTTCTTAAAAATGCGAAAGCGAATATAATCATAACACCGCACCCGGGGGAAATGTCGAGGCTGACAGGGATCCCTGTAAAAAAAATAAATAATAACAGGGCTTATATAACAAAGGCATTTGCTAAAGAAAACAAAGTTATCTGTATCCTGAAAGGCAACAGGACCGTTGTAAGCGACGGGAACAGCTCTTATATTAACGCTACGGGAAATCCGGGTATGGCAACTGCCGGGTCAGGCGATGTTTTAAGCGGGATGATAGCTGGTTTTATCAAGCAGGTCAAAGAACCAAGGTTGTTGAATGCAGGGCTTGCTGGAGTATTTATACACGGACTTGCCGGAGATATAGTTGCAAAAGAAGAAACTGAGATAGCTTTGATAGCCGGAGATATAGTTGAAAAGATACCTGATGCAATAAAAAGAATTATAAATGGATAATAAAATTAGTAAAAATTTGATCTCTATAAGAAGGCAGATACATACAAACCCGGAACTCAGTTCTTGCGAGTTTAAGACCGCGGCTTTTATAGAAAAAAAATTAAAACAGGCAGGGATAAAAACCATAAGGCTGGCTAAAACCGGTGTCATAGGAATAATAAACGGCACAGGGACGGCAAACGGCAAAAAGAGGTCTTTTGCACTGCGGGCCGATATAGATGCGCTGCCTATCAAAGAAGAAACAAATAAACCCTATGCTTCTAAAAATTCTGGAGTCATGCACGCTTGCGGGCATGACGCAAACACTACTATCGTTCTTGGCGCAGGGTTTTTGCTTAACAGGGAACGAAGAAGTTTTAGCGGCACGGTTAAACTGATTTTTCAGCCCAGCGAAGAAGACGGCAATGGGGCTGCGGCGTTGATCAAAGCAGGAGTGCTTTTAAACCCCAGAGTAGAAGCCATCGTAGGCGTCCATGTAAACCCCTGGCTCAAAACCGGCGAGATCGGGCTTAAATATGATGAAATGATGGCTGCTGTGGATAAATTCAACATTGAGATACTCGGCAACAGCGGGCACGGGGCATATCCTCATCTCGGCAAAGATGCTGTAGTAATAGCAAGCCAGGTCATTAATTCTATCCAAACGGTAGTTTCAAGAGAAACAGACCCTACTGAGCCGATAGTTATTACAATCGGAAAAATACAGGGAGGGAACAGGTATAATGTTTTGTGCGGAAAAGTTGAACTGGAAGGCACGGTAAGGACTTTGAATGAAAAACTTCACAGGTTGGTCCCTAAGATCATAGAAAAAAAGATAAAGTATATAACAAAAGCTTATGGGGCAGGATACAAGTTCAACTATGAAGTAGTGGGCTACCCGCTTCGGAATACAAAAAAGATATTAGAGTTGTGCAAAAAAACCGGGGAGAATATATTGGGGAAAAACCGGGTAAAAATACTTAAAAAGCCGTCTATGGGCGGTGAAGATTTTTCAGAATATCTCCGCCAGGTGCCGGGATGTTTTGTGTATTTAGGTAGTTCGAAAAAAAACTCATATTCCTGGCATCACGAAAAGTTTGATATAGATGAAAATGTCCTATCAAACGGAGCAAATCTCCTGTTTGAAATAGCTAAAGAATTTTTAAATAGTGATAAATGATAAATAAAGCCCGTAACCCGTAACCCGAAACCCGTTCTTGCAGGTTGCTGGTTACGAAATACGGGTTACGAATTTGGAGGTAAAAATGTTAGCGGTTATTTTTGGTTTATTGTTTGCAATTATGGGTATCTGGGGAATTGTCACATGGTGGTCAGATTATATAATAGTTTTAAAAGGACTTGTGCCGTTCATGCTTTTTTGCGGGGGTATTATATCGATAATAGTTGGTATAAGTGCCATCTCGGATTCCTTGAAATCAAAAGAATCTCCAGGTAGAGAAGAAAATATAGAATAACAAAAGCTATGTTAAAAAAGAAGTTAAAGATAAATAAAATAGGAGAATTTGAACTTGTAGAAAGAATAAAGAAAATAATTTATCCCGCCAAAAGGGGTAACGGCAGGTTAATAATTGGTCCGGGTGACGATGCTTTTGTTTCTAAAATATCCCCGGATTTTTTGCTGGTTGTAACAAAAGATCTTTTGATAGAAGACGTGCATTTTAAGCTTGGCTGGACAACTGCGCAAGACCTGGGTTATAAAGCAATAGCAGTGAATTTAAGCGATTTAGCAGCCATGGGTGCGGTTAGACCGTTATATGCCCTTGTGGGTATAGCACTCCCTGGGGATATCTCTGTGGATTTTGTGGAAAAGTTGTATATAGGTATGTGCAAAATTTCTGATAAATATGGTTTAAAGATAGCCGGCGGCGATACGACATCATCTAAAAAACACATTGTAATATCAATCACTTTGTTAGGTGAAGCAAAGAAAAAACACATATTGTTACGTTCAGGCGCAATGCCTGGCGACCTCATAATGGTTACAGGCACGTTTGGAGATTCTGCAGGAGGTCTTTTTTTGCTTAAAAGAGGCATTAAAAAGCCTAAAAATTATCAAAAATACCTAATAAACAAACATAGACTTCCGGAGCCAAGAATAAGCCAGGCCCATAAAATAGCAGGATCCGGGCTTGCTACAAGCATGATAGATTCCTCTGATGGTTTAGCGGCCTGTGTTAACTTTTTATCTAAGGAGAGCAAGTCTGGGATGCGTTTAGATCTTGAAAAAGTGCCTGTTTCAAAACAATTAAATGAACTGAAAAAAGATTTCAACGAAGTTGATTTGCTTGATTATGCTTTAAAAGGCGGAGAAGATTACGAACTTGTTTTTACTGTTAATCCTAAAAATCTGAAAAAGGTAAATAAAATCCTGCCCGGTGCAAGAGAGGTCGGTGAAGTTACAAAAGATAAGGGTATAAAGTATTGTCTTTATAATAAAGAAATAAAACTGGAAATTTCAGGGTACCAGCATTTCAATTAAAAGGATCAAAGACAGCTCTTTTATAAGCTCTTCTGCCAAACAGACCATAAAGGTCGGCAAAGATTTTTCAAAACTTCTGAAAACCGGTGACCTGGTCTGTTTAAGCGGAGAGCTCGGCTCAGGCAAGACGACTTTTGCAAAGGGTATAGCCAGAGGTTTCGGGATAAAAGAGTTTGTAAGAAGCTCAAGTTTCGTTATAGTTAACGAATACAAAACAAAAAATATAAAACTTTATCATATAGACCTTTACCGTTTAACTGCGAAGAGCCTGAAGAATGTAGGGCTTGAAGAATACTTGAACACCGACGGGGTCAGTATAATCGAGTGGGCAGAAAAGATAAACTATAAGAAATTACACGGTTATTGGGATGTCAAAATAACCTGGCTTGGTGATAAAAAAAGGAAAATAGCGGCAAGTTATAACAAATGATCCCAGCCCCTCCTGGAAATTTCTTAATATCAGGGGTGCCAGGGAAATAATAAAAATATTATTTTTGCTTAAATTCTTAGGAGGAGCTGGGTGACCATTCTTGCAATTGAAACATCAGGGAAAACGTTCAGCATAGCTGTCGCACAAAACGGAGAGTTAGCCGGCGAGGTTTTTTGGAATTCGGATTTTACCCATTCTGAGAAGCTTATCCCTGCTATCAAGTGGTTGTTAAATAACCTAAATTTAAAGATAGAACAGGTCCAAAAAATAGCTGTTTCAACAGGCCCAGGAAGTTTTACAGGGATACGGGTAGGAATGTCCTGCGCAAAGGTCCTGGCGCAAAACCTGGATGCGGAACTTGTTTGCGTTGATACATTTGACATATTGTCAAAAAGCGTGAACGCGGACGGTTGCCTTGTAATCCCGGTCATAGATGCCTTAAGAGGCGAAGCCTTTGTCAAATTAAACAATAAGGCAGCTCTATATACAATAGAAGGCCTTGCTAAAAAAATAAACAGCATAAGCTCAAAAGTAGCACTGGCAGGAAGCGCTCTTGTAAAAAATAAAGATAGATTAAAAAAACTTATGTCTAATAAGAAAAAAGTGATCTTTTCAAATGTCTATTTTCCGAGAGCCGGTGTTCTTGCATTGATGGCAGGAAAATTAAAAAGTATAAATTATAATATGGCAAAACCGCTCTACATAAGACAGTCTTGGGCGGAAGAAAATAAATAGCGGATAGCGTGCAGCGGATAGCGTATAGTTTACGGCAAAAACATAAAAGTTTATGGCTTTTCTATACGCTAAACGCTATACGCTCTACGCTAATTCGGAGGTTCAAAATGGATTGGGGAATGGAAAACCGTTTAAAAGGGCTGATCAAAAGCGACGGCAGATGTTTTTTTATGCCTATTGACCACGGGTATTTCCAGGGGCCGACAAGCTGCCTGGAAAAACCGGGTGAGACTATAAAACCGCTTATGGAATATTGCGATGCTTTGTTCGTTACAAGAGGTGTCTTGCGCTCGGCTGTCCCGGGTTCCTTAACCAAACCTGTCATATTAAGAGTTTCAGGCGGGACAAGTATGGCCGGAAAAGACCTTGCAAACGAAGTTATTACTACTTCCATAGAAGAAGTAATAAGGTGCAATGCAAGTGCGGTAGGAGTATCAGTATTCGTAGGCAGTGATTATGAAAAAGAAACTCTTCTTAATCTTTCGAATATGGTTAACGAATGCGAGAAATACGGCATACCTGTCATGGCAGTAACGGCCGTGGGAAAAGAGGTTGAAAAAAGAGAGGCAAGGTATCTTGCCTTGGCCTGCCGGATAGCTGCGGAACTGGGGGCCAGGGTAGTCAAGACCTATTGGTGTGAGAAAGATTTTGAGAAGGTAGTTTGTGGATGCCCGGTTCCTGTTGTTATGGCAGGCGGCCCGAAATGCGAGACTGAAAAGCAGGTCTTTGAATTTGTCTATGACGGTCTCCAAAAAGGTTCCATAGGCATAAACCTCGGAAGGAATATATGGCAGAGCAAACATCCTGTTGCTGTGGCTAAGGCACTTGAAGCGATAGTCCACAAAAAAGCAAAAGTTAAGGATGCGGTTGAAATATTTGAAGAAACAAAAAAGAAATAACAAATAACAGACTGCAGACCACAGACCACAGGAAGGCACAAAAAGGTTTTGAGTCGGAAGTCCGCAGTCTGTGGTCTGAAGTCTGATTCTGGAGTTAATATGCATGTAGCGATGTATTATAACAATAAGGACGTACGGCTTGAAGAAATGCCGACCCCTAAAATAAAAGAGGGGGAGATCTTAGTTAAGGTCCAGGCAAGCGGCATTTGCGGCAGCGATGTGATGGAATGGTACAGGATAAAGAAAGCGCCTCTTGTCTTAGGCCATGAAATTTCCGGTGAAATAGCTGAGGTTGCCCCGGGCGTAAAAGGATATAAGGTAGGTGAAAGGGTTTTTGTTTCGCATCATGTCCCGTGCAACGAGTGTAAATACTGCCTGAACGATCACCATACCGCCTGCCAGACCCTGCATACGACAAATTACGACCCGGGCGGTTTCTCGGAATATATAAGAGTCCCAAAAGTCAATATGAAGTGCGGTGTTTTTAAACTGCCTGATTCGGTTTCCTACGAAGAAGGTACGTTCATCGAGCCTTTGGCCTGTGTAATACGGGCACAAGAAAAGGCAGGTTTTAAAAAAGGACAGAATATAGTTATTCTTGGTGGAGGTATATCCGGTATTCTTCATTTAATGTTAGCCCGTGCAAACGGGGCAAATAAAATAGTAGTAACGGATGTCAATAAGTACAGGCTGAAAATGGCAAAGGAGTTAGAAGCGGATACTGTTTTAAATGCAGCAGAAGATGTGCCTTCCTTGATAAAACAAGTTTTCGGCGGAAATCTTGCCGACCAGGTGATAGTCTGCGCAGGTGTGTTGACAGCTTTTGAACAGTCGTTAAAATGTGTTGACAGAGGAGGCGTAGTCCTGTGTTTCGCCACTACGCAGCCGGGTATAAACCTGGCCCTCCCATTAAATGATTTTTGGAGAAATGAGATAACAATAATGCCTTCTTACGGGGCAGCCCCTCAAGACATAGAAGCGGCTATCGGGCTATTAAAAGCTAAGAAAATTGACGTAAATAAAATGGTGACTCAGAGGCTTGAGTTAAAAGACACCGGCCTGGGTTTCAAACTCGTAGCTGAAGGCAAAGAGTCTTTAAAGGTCATCATTGAGCCACAAAAGAAAAGTTGATACAGAGACTTCACGTGCGGGTGTTCATCTTAAGCCTGTTCAGTTCCTGAAGCATCCAGTTATAAATAACTTCAGATTTTAGTTTATTTGCATCATCGCTAAAGTGTATCTTATCATCTTTGTGTAATCTAAACCTTGTTATATCTTTTCCGAATTTATTAAAATAGCCCGTCAAGTCCAAATACCTTATCCCTGCCTGTTCCAGGCTATCGATTGTTGCCTTGTACTCTCTTTTCTCCGTATCATTATATTCATTCAAAGGTTTTAGATAAGGGAAAACAATGCCTAAGACCCTGTCCCCGCTAAAGTCTTTGACCTGATTTAGCCTGCTTACGGAATCGAAATCCTTTGAATTTTTGGTGTTTTCAATTATTTTATTGCTTATATAATTTTTTACATAGAATCTATACAGGTATGAATTTTGAAAGAGAAACGGGTCAATACTGAGAGTTAACAGAGACAATGCCTTGCCATCATTTACTTTTATGGCATAGGCTGTCCTCTCTTCCCATAAATCGTCTACTTTAGTTAAAAATGCGATATTAGAACCTTCCATATCATTAAGACAAAACCCTATAAGTGTCAGGTCCGGTTCAAATTGCCGGGCTTTATACTTCATATACGCAAAGTAATTGTACAACCCCCATCCTCTGACCGCACAATTCAATATTTCATATTTTCCATTTCTGTTTAATTTGTCTTCAACGTATTGGCTCCATTTGCCGAGCTCTGTTATGGAATCTCCCAACAAAAGTATCCTGAAAGCATTTTTGGGTTTTGTCAGGGCATATTCTTTATCTTTCATGCCGAATGAATTTATTTCCTTGTTCGCATTGGGGATAAATTCATATCCGAGGGTTTTTGAATTCCTTAATACGTTATAATCAGGCTCTTTGTTTGTGAAATTGATGGTCATGGCATCAAAGCTGTATTCTTTGTTAAAATGTAACAGGATTTCTGCTAAAAAAAGAGAGGTTAAAACCGCAAGAAGTAAGGATATGGTTATAAAAAATATTCTTTTCATTGTAAAATCAGTGAGATGGTTTAGACTTAGCTCATAATGCAAAAAGTCCCAGAGCATTTTGTGTAGTAATAGTGGAAACTTCATCAATAGAGACAGACTTTATATTTGCTGTTTCTTCTGCAATTTGTGCTAAGTACGACGGCTCGTTCCTTTTACCCCTGAATTCCTGCGGAGGAAGGTACGGGCTGTCCGTTTCAAGGACCAGCTTATCAAGCGGGATTTCTTTTACAACGTTTCTTAGGACAGCGGCTTTCGGATAAGTAATAGGCCCGTCTATCCCAAGTAAAAAACCCATTTCTATAAGCCGCAGCGCTTCATTGACATTGCCGGAAAAACAATGTATGACGCCTTTTATGCTTGGGTATGGCCCGAGAATTTCGATAAGGTCTTTATAGGCGTCCCTGCAGTGGATTATGACCGGTTTACCGGTTTTTACGGCAAGCTCGATATGAAGTTTAAGGACTTTCTGCTGGACTTCTTTTGGTGAATGGTTATAGTAATAGTCAAGACCGGTCTCGCCTACTGCAACTGCTTTCGGGTATTTTAAAAGATCTTCAAGAGTTTTTAAAAGCTCCGGGGAAGCTAGTTTTGCTTCATGAGGGTGTATGCCAAAAGCGCAAAAAATACCCGGGTTCAGCTTGGCTAAGCGGAATGAGTCCTTCCATATATAGGGCTCGCAGCCGACCTCGACAATTTTGTTTATGCCGTTTTCAGAGGCTCTTTTGATGACAAGGTCCCTGTCTATAGAGAACTTCGGATCGGAAAGGTGTGCATGGGTATCAATTAACATACTGCAGACTACAGACCACAGACTAGAGACTAAAGAAGAGTCTTCCGTCTATAAATCAGCCTTTTAATAATTTATCTTTTCTTGGAAAAAGGTTCCCGGCTTTTTTTGTGGCATTTCCGGGCTTGGGGCCGGAGATCCGGATGCCATTAAAAAATTCTTTAGCAGAGTTTTCAATGTTTTCGTTTTCTCCTATCTGTTCCCATATATTAATGCTTATTTGGGGCATGAACGGATACAGAGCCACTGCCGCAGTTTTTATGCTTTCAACGAGGTACCATAATACACCAGGCAGCTGGGGATCATTTTTTTTAGCCATTTCCCATGGTGCATTATTTTGAATAAATTGGTTGGCAGAAGTTATGTGTTTTTGTATGACTTCTATTGCATAATGGAATTGAAGGTTCTCTAAATATTCGTTAAACTCTGCAATATTTATTATTTCTTCCATTCCGCCTGAAGGCGTGTATTTAGGGATTATTCCATTACAATATTTTTCGACCATCGTAAGGGTTCTTGAAACGAGGTTGCCCAGGTTGTTGGCGAGGTCCGTGTTATATCTTTCTGTCAGCGCCTGCCAGGAAATATCGCCGTCACTACCGAACGGGAACAGTGAAACAAGAAGGTACCTGGTTGCATCAACGCCGAATTTTTCGATCAACTCTCCTGGTTTTATGACATTGCCCAGGGTTTTAGACATTTTCTCGTTATTTATCGTAAAAAAACCGTGGGCGAACAATTTTTTAGGAAGCGGAAGTTCAAGCGCAAGTATCATGGCGGGCCAGATCACGCTGTGGAACCATAGTATGTCTTTTGCCATTAATTGGACGTTTGCCGGCCAGTATTTTTTGAATTTTTCCTC encodes:
- the acpS gene encoding holo-ACP synthase, with the protein product MRVGIDIVEVKRIEKLIKNRKFLKKIYTNQEIGYCKDKVNKGQHFAVRFAAKEAVWKALMEKSITHKDIGIKNLADGRPEVFIKGKKRRNIDISLSHTKDHAIACAIVDK
- a CDS encoding NAD(P)H-hydrate dehydratase; its protein translation is MSEKKITSSFVRSLILKRKRDSHKGDYGHVLVIAGSLGLAGASVLSSFGALRSGAGLVTVALPESQQPIVAKKLRPEIMTLSLSETKYKTISLKAFDKILGFIDRRKITSVVLGPGLGVNDETAALVKKLLSNIKLPVILDADGINCIKNGKQALKIPVLKNAKANIIITPHPGEMSRLTGIPVKKINNNRAYITKAFAKENKVICILKGNRTVVSDGNSSYINATGNPGMATAGSGDVLSGMIAGFIKQVKEPRLLNAGLAGVFIHGLAGDIVAKEETEIALIAGDIVEKIPDAIKRIING
- a CDS encoding M20 family metallopeptidase, which encodes MDNKISKNLISIRRQIHTNPELSSCEFKTAAFIEKKLKQAGIKTIRLAKTGVIGIINGTGTANGKKRSFALRADIDALPIKEETNKPYASKNSGVMHACGHDANTTIVLGAGFLLNRERRSFSGTVKLIFQPSEEDGNGAAALIKAGVLLNPRVEAIVGVHVNPWLKTGEIGLKYDEMMAAVDKFNIEILGNSGHGAYPHLGKDAVVIASQVINSIQTVVSRETDPTEPIVITIGKIQGGNRYNVLCGKVELEGTVRTLNEKLHRLVPKIIEKKIKYITKAYGAGYKFNYEVVGYPLRNTKKILELCKKTGENILGKNRVKILKKPSMGGEDFSEYLRQVPGCFVYLGSSKKNSYSWHHEKFDIDENVLSNGANLLFEIAKEFLNSDK
- the thiL gene encoding thiamine-phosphate kinase — translated: MLKKKLKINKIGEFELVERIKKIIYPAKRGNGRLIIGPGDDAFVSKISPDFLLVVTKDLLIEDVHFKLGWTTAQDLGYKAIAVNLSDLAAMGAVRPLYALVGIALPGDISVDFVEKLYIGMCKISDKYGLKIAGGDTTSSKKHIVISITLLGEAKKKHILLRSGAMPGDLIMVTGTFGDSAGGLFLLKRGIKKPKNYQKYLINKHRLPEPRISQAHKIAGSGLATSMIDSSDGLAACVNFLSKESKSGMRLDLEKVPVSKQLNELKKDFNEVDLLDYALKGGEDYELVFTVNPKNLKKVNKILPGAREVGEVTKDKGIKYCLYNKEIKLEISGYQHFN
- the tsaE gene encoding tRNA (adenosine(37)-N6)-threonylcarbamoyltransferase complex ATPase subunit type 1 TsaE — translated: MSSSAKQTIKVGKDFSKLLKTGDLVCLSGELGSGKTTFAKGIARGFGIKEFVRSSSFVIVNEYKTKNIKLYHIDLYRLTAKSLKNVGLEEYLNTDGVSIIEWAEKINYKKLHGYWDVKITWLGDKKRKIAASYNK
- the tsaB gene encoding tRNA (adenosine(37)-N6)-threonylcarbamoyltransferase complex dimerization subunit type 1 TsaB yields the protein MTILAIETSGKTFSIAVAQNGELAGEVFWNSDFTHSEKLIPAIKWLLNNLNLKIEQVQKIAVSTGPGSFTGIRVGMSCAKVLAQNLDAELVCVDTFDILSKSVNADGCLVIPVIDALRGEAFVKLNNKAALYTIEGLAKKINSISSKVALAGSALVKNKDRLKKLMSNKKKVIFSNVYFPRAGVLALMAGKLKSINYNMAKPLYIRQSWAEENK
- the lsrF gene encoding 3-hydroxy-5-phosphonooxypentane-2,4-dione thiolase, yielding MDWGMENRLKGLIKSDGRCFFMPIDHGYFQGPTSCLEKPGETIKPLMEYCDALFVTRGVLRSAVPGSLTKPVILRVSGGTSMAGKDLANEVITTSIEEVIRCNASAVGVSVFVGSDYEKETLLNLSNMVNECEKYGIPVMAVTAVGKEVEKREARYLALACRIAAELGARVVKTYWCEKDFEKVVCGCPVPVVMAGGPKCETEKQVFEFVYDGLQKGSIGINLGRNIWQSKHPVAVAKALEAIVHKKAKVKDAVEIFEETKKK
- a CDS encoding zinc-dependent dehydrogenase; this encodes MHVAMYYNNKDVRLEEMPTPKIKEGEILVKVQASGICGSDVMEWYRIKKAPLVLGHEISGEIAEVAPGVKGYKVGERVFVSHHVPCNECKYCLNDHHTACQTLHTTNYDPGGFSEYIRVPKVNMKCGVFKLPDSVSYEEGTFIEPLACVIRAQEKAGFKKGQNIVILGGGISGILHLMLARANGANKIVVTDVNKYRLKMAKELEADTVLNAAEDVPSLIKQVFGGNLADQVIVCAGVLTAFEQSLKCVDRGGVVLCFATTQPGINLALPLNDFWRNEITIMPSYGAAPQDIEAAIGLLKAKKIDVNKMVTQRLELKDTGLGFKLVAEGKESLKVIIEPQKKS
- a CDS encoding SGNH/GDSL hydrolase family protein, translated to MKRIFFITISLLLAVLTSLFLAEILLHFNKEYSFDAMTINFTNKEPDYNVLRNSKTLGYEFIPNANKEINSFGMKDKEYALTKPKNAFRILLLGDSITELGKWSQYVEDKLNRNGKYEILNCAVRGWGLYNYFAYMKYKARQFEPDLTLIGFCLNDMEGSNIAFLTKVDDLWEERTAYAIKVNDGKALSLLTLSIDPFLFQNSYLYRFYVKNYISNKIIENTKNSKDFDSVSRLNQVKDFSGDRVLGIVFPYLKPLNEYNDTEKREYKATIDSLEQAGIRYLDLTGYFNKFGKDITRFRLHKDDKIHFSDDANKLKSEVIYNWMLQELNRLKMNTRT
- a CDS encoding TatD family hydrolase, whose protein sequence is MLIDTHAHLSDPKFSIDRDLVIKRASENGINKIVEVGCEPYIWKDSFRLAKLNPGIFCAFGIHPHEAKLASPELLKTLEDLLKYPKAVAVGETGLDYYYNHSPKEVQQKVLKLHIELAVKTGKPVIIHCRDAYKDLIEILGPYPSIKGVIHCFSGNVNEALRLIEMGFLLGIDGPITYPKAAVLRNVVKEIPLDKLVLETDSPYLPPQEFRGKRNEPSYLAQIAEETANIKSVSIDEVSTITTQNALGLFAL
- the metG gene encoding methionine--tRNA ligase, with product MKYYITTPIYYVNDLPHLGHAYTTVAADILARWHRLIGDDVYFLTGTDEHGAKIAQAAKNSNRTPKELCDQVSGEFKNAWKSLNITNDSFIRTTDLNHEKTVGIFLKHLFDKKMVYKKKYEGLYCVPCEKFLSKTDLDENLCCPDHRQKPVEHSEENYFFCLSKFRDELLEMLSNENHPKHIAVFPLTRRNETIGKLKLGLEDISISRAALEWGIPLPFDKEQTVYVWVDALLNYLSGIGFGTDEEKFKKYWPANVQLMAKDILWFHSVIWPAMILALELPLPKKLFAHGFFTINNEKMSKTLGNVIKPGELIEKFGVDATRYLLVSLFPFGSDGDISWQALTERYNTDLANNLGNLVSRTLTMVEKYCNGIIPKYTPSGGMEEIINIAEFNEYLENLQFHYAIEVIQKHITSANQFIQNNAPWEMAKKNDPQLPGVLWYLVESIKTAAVALYPFMPQISINIWEQIGENENIENSAKEFFNGIRISGPKPGNATKKAGNLFPRKDKLLKG